The sequence below is a genomic window from Ignavibacteriales bacterium.
AACCTTTATCAAAAACATAGATGGGAAATTGTATGGCAGTATGGAAAATTCCATAGTTAAAAAAGTAGGTGATGTGTGGGAACCTATAGGGCTAGGTTTTTTTGGTCAAATTAATGGAACTGACGACAACAATATTTTTCTGGGCAATCAATATTTTGGAGTTTTGCATTACAACGGAAAAGATTGGTTTACATTTTATGAACTCCCGAAATTATATTATTCAGGGATTGTTGTTTTTGATCGATATGTATTTCTGATCGCATCTGATGGTTATAAATCAATTGTTGTTAGAGGAATCTTAAACGGAGGATAATAGAAATTTGTTTAAGATATTCTCAATATCTAAGATCAATTCAATTGGAATAACTTTTTTACTGATTTCAAATTCTTTATTTGCATTTACATCCTCAGAATTTAGATATTCAGACTCCACAGCTATTGATAGTTCCATTTGGGGACTTCAGATAGGTTACTTCCCGAACTACAATAAGTTTTTTGCTTCGGCTGGAATTTCTGTGTTCGCCTTTAATGAACTTATTTTGCCCGATGAAATTCACACTACTTACTACTATAACGTAATGTGGGCTCCGGGCAAACCGACAGATTACACCGATTTGGGAGGAGGTGGATCAATAGGTATTTGTAAAAACTACTGCCTCAAAAATAACTCTGATAAAATCATCATCAGGGCTGGGGCAGGATATGCTACTTATGGTATCTCTGGTTTATTGATGATTGATTATTCCACTTCGATCGGTGAACTACTCTCCCTGACATTCTCTTTGAGTCAACAAATCGCCGGGTTCAGAAAATTTCTTCCGGTATACATAAGTATAGGAATTAGTTACTGATCATAATTCTGATATTGATGACTTCTTTCATCATCTGCAACAAACTACTTTGTCATAGAATTCTAAGCCTGTTATAGTCCCAAAGTCTGTCCTAATACTGTCATTCCGATGGCGCTGCCATTCGGAATCTGGGCTTGCGGTTTAGTGTTAAATCAGATGCTGAAATAAATTCAGCATGACAGTTTGATATTACTTGCACTGGCTCCCTAACAATGACAGCACGTAACCCCTTATTTCCCCTAAGATTCTTTACTCAAAAAATATTAAATTGTCTCAAAGAAATAATAAAAGAATAATTCATTGCAGATTTGTTTATTTGAGGACAAACTCACCGATAATTTTTATCCGCTAGCTTTATCAAGACCGGTTTATGATTTAGTCTGCGGTACAAAAACTATTCGTGAAAAAATCTTTTCAATATTTTCGGGACACAAACTTTTGCTTCATTGCAGGGAGTATCTGAAGCCTTTAGTGTCGACGCAAAATTCCTCTGTCCCTGTTAATCAAATAGTTGATGATGAATGCCTTTTCATAAATGGTCGATTGATAAATGCCAAAGGGTTTTTTGATAGTGAAGTATTGAAACAGAAAGAAGATATAATCTTCACGTCAAAAGGGAATATAGCCGGGGCAAAACTTTCAGGTAAAAATCTTGAATCAATAAAATCTCAGTTTAATGATGTGCTTAACTTTGATTTGTTGAACAACATAAAAACTATCGAAGTTGATGTTCTTCTCGCACAGTATCTCTGGGATTTGATCCGTTTCAACAAAGATGAAATCGAAAATGACTTTGCAGTTCTTTATGATGAAAAGAAAAAATCCGGGGAAGAAAAAATAAAAGGAAAAGTTTATAACGGAGTTCATCTTCTTTCCCCCGATAATATAATCATAGAAGAAGGCGCAATAATAAAACCGGGATGCGTGATTGATGCTTCAATTGGTCCGGTTATAATTGATAAAAATGCTTATCTGTATCCTAATGTTGTCATCGAGGGTCCCGTTTACATCGGTGAGAATTCAAAAATTAAAGCCGGCGCATTTATTTACGATGGTGTAAGCATCTGCAGTGTATGCAAAGTCGGCGGCGAAGTAGAGGCATCCATCATTATGTCATTCTCAAACAAACAGCACGCTGGATTTTTAGGACACGCATTCATCGGCAGTTGGTGTAATCTCGGCGCTGATACAAATAACAGTGATTTGAAAAACAATTACAGCAACGTAAAAGTAAATCTTAACGGAAAAGAAATTGACAGCGGAATGCAGTTCCTCGGTTTGATAATGGGTGATCACTCAAAAACAGCTATCAATACAATGTTCAACACGGGAACAGTTACCGGATTTTCGTGTAATATTTTTGATTCGGGATTTCCTCCGAAATTAATTCCATCGTTTATGTGGGGCGGTTCACAATCACTATCAACTTACGATCTTAATAAAAGTATTGAAGTCGCGAAAAAAGTTTTCGCAAGAAGGACAAAAGAATTTTCAATTGAAGATGAAAAACTATTCAGAATAATTTTTGATAAAACAGCAGAGTTAAGGAACAGGTTAAAAAAATAATGTCGCAGTTTGAAGAACACACAGTTAAAGATTTATACGAAGGCGTCAGAGGTCTTGCAGTAAAAATATTAAACCGGGTTGAACGTACAGACGCTTACCTTGAAAAATTATTGGACAATGAATTAAGAAATTCCGAACTGAACGGTCAGGATAAAGCATTACTTTATGAAATAGTTCACGGTGTCGTAAGATGGATGGGACGGCTTGACTGGATACTCAACGGTTTTTATAAGGGACAATTTTCAAAAGCAATCCCTAATCTTAAAAACGGGTTGCGCGTTGCTTTGTACCAGATATTGTTCCTTGATAAAATCCCCGATCACGCAGCCGTTAATGAAGCAGTTGAGTTTGTAAAAAAACTCCAGGGACAAAAACCCGCTGATCTTACTAACGCAATTTTACGCAACATAATACGCAGTAAAAACGGGATACGTTATCCTGATCCGCAGGAAGATCTGCCCGGTTATATATGTGCATTTTACTCTCATCCTTCGTGGATGGTTAAAAGATACATTGAAAGATTCGGAAGGGAGAATACTGAAAAACTCCTCGCGGCTAATAATGAAAAACCATATCTGACGCTTAGAGTGAACCAACTTAAAGTCAGACCGGAAGAGTTCGGTGCATTATTAAATTCTGTTAATTTAAAATATCACCAGGGAAAATATCTCCCTGAATTTTTTAAACTCCAGAATCTTACCAACATAACCGCGTGGGATGTTTTCACAAAAGGTTACTTTAATATTCAGGATGAAAGTGCTGGTTTAGCCTGCAGACTTCTCGACGTACAACCAGGCATGCGTGTACTGGATATGTGCACAGCCCCTGGCGGAAAGGTTGCATACCTTGCAAACCTTATGCAGGATAAAGGCGAGATAGTCGCTATAGACCGTTATCAGAGCAGGATGGATCTTGTTCAAAAAAATCTTGACAGGCTGGAAGTAAGATGCGTCAGCGCTTTAGAAATGAATGCACTTGATTACGAAGGCGAATTATTTGACCGCATACTTGCAGATGTGCCCTGCTCAGGAACCGGAACACTTTCCAAAAAACCAGATATCAAATGGAAAAAAGATCTGCTTGATCTTCGGAAGATGAAAGAACTGCAGATGCAACTGCTTGAGAAAGCTGCCTCGTTAGTTAAAACAGGAGGTTGTGTTGTTTACAGTACCTGCTCTATCGAGCCGGAAGAAAATTTTGAAATCGTAAAAGAATTTCTTTCGAAACATCCTGAGTTTAAATTTGAATCTGCTGCCGGTAAATTTGCGCCCGAATTAATTGATGACAATGGATGTATTCAAACTCTTCCGCATTTGCATCAGATGGACGGAGCCTTTGCAGCAAAGCTTATACGCGTTGAATAATAAATTTTATTTTATCTATTTAATAAAAACTTATATTTTTACTGCAGGCAAGTATTAAACTAAATCATAAATAAAAAGTATTGGTATCATGCTTGATAAATTTGCTGAAGAGCTGAGAAACTCCAGACAATCAGCCGATATTTCACTGCAGCAAATGGCTGCAAAAACACGTATCGATATAAAATTCCTTGAAGCACTTGATGCGGGAGATTTTTCATTCCTTCCTGAACTTTATGTAAAAGCTTTTTTAAAAGAGTACGCCGCTGTTGTCGGACTCGATGCGGGTGAAACTATCAGGAAATATGAGCTGGCAAAACAGGGAATCGATTTTGATGCCGCCGTACAACCCGTAAAAGAAGAACAGCAGGCTGTCAAAAACACTATTACGTTAGAGCAGCCGAAACCAAAACCCGTACAATCATTTGATGGTGTTCAAAAGCCAGAATCACCAGCCGATAAAGAAAAACAAGCGAGACAAAAAAATATTATTCTTCTTTCAGTGGTAGGCGGAGCTGTAGTAATTCTTATTTTACTTTTCCTTTTTGTTTTCAGATCTTCTGATGAAATAATTGTCCCTGAAAAACCTTTTGAAGAAGTGATTGATTCAGGAACTTCACGTTACGAAGAAGTGCCGACTGGAACCGTACTTGACAGCGCTGGTAATCTGATCACCGCGCAAGACAGTTTATCATTGCAGATATTGACGACAGATACTTCCTGGGTTAAAATTATTTATGATGATAAACGAGCGGAAGATTTTATTCTATTCCCCAACTCTCAAAAGAACCTGGTTACCGGAAATAATTTTAAAATCACTTTAGGTAATGCAGGCGGGATACAATTCAAACTTAATAATGAACTATTAAACTTTTCCGGAAAAGCAAAAACCGTTGCACATGTTATGATCGATTCTGAAGGATTAAAAACTTTATCTTCACCTCCTGAGCTGGATTAATCTTCATGCAGAAAAAAGCTGAACAGAGGATAAAAGAACTTCGTGACCAGATTTCGGCACACGACTACAAATACTATATCTTAGCCGAACCGGTTATCAGCGATCAGGAGTACGATTTTCTTTATAAAGAGCTTGAAAAACTTGAATCGGAAAATCCGCAGTATGTTACTGCGGATTCTCCCACGCAGAGAGTAGGAAAAGATCTTACAAAAGAATTTAAACCGGTTACACATAAAGTTCCGATGTTAAGTCTGGCGAATACTTACAGTGAAGAGGAACTTTTTGATTTTGACAGAAGGGTAAAAGAAGGTCTGCCCGCTTCAGAAAAAGTTGAGTATGTAGTTGAATTAAAAATAGACGGCGCCTCAGTCAGTATTAATTATAAGGACGGTATGCTGAACACCGCTGCGACACGTGGTGATGGAACTGTTGGTGAAGAAATTACGGTTAACGCTAAAACAATACGTTCCATTCCAATCAGGCTAAATAAACCTTCATCAATAAAGTACAGACTGAATGATTTTGAAGTACGCGGCGAAATATTTATGAGGCTTTCTGACTTTCAGAAGCTGAACGAACGACAGCAGGAAAAAGGCGAAAAGTTATTTGCCAATCCGCGTAACTCAACCGCCGGTTCTCTTAAATTACAGGACCCCAGAATTGTTGCTCAAAGAAAGCTGAACATATTTTGTTATTCAATGATAAGTATTGAAGAAGAATTTAAATCACAATCTGAAAATCTTGAAATACTGAAGCAGCTTGGTTTTAATGTCAACCCTGAATTCAAAGTTTGCAAATCGATGAATGAAGTGCTCGAAGTTTGTAAAGCGTTTGAAGAAAAACGTGAATCACTTCGGTATGAAATTGATGGTGCGGTTATAAAAGTAAATTCTGTAAAGCAGCAGAAGGTGCTTGGCAGTATTGCCAAATCACCGCGCTGGGCAGTTGCGTTCAAGTTTAAAGCACGCCAGGCATTTACTACAATCAATAAAATTACATGGCAGGTTGGCAGGACAGGAGCCGTTACTCCTGTTGCGGAACTTGAACCGGTATTTTTATCAGGCTCAACAATAAGCAGGGCAACACTTCATAACTTTGATGAGATTACCAGAAAAGATATTCGTGAAGGAGATACGGTTGTAATTGAAAAAGGCGGCGATGTAATTCCAAAAGTTGTTTCAGTTGTTTTGGAGAAAAGGAAAAAGAACAGTAAGCCAACACAGCCTCCTCAAAAATGTCCGGTGTGCAGTTCAGCATTATTCAAACCCGAAAATGAAGTTGCTTACTACTGTGATAATTCAGGCTGTTCAGCACAGGTTAAAGGAAAGATCGCACATTTTGCTGCACGCGGGGCAATGGATATCGAAGGACTTGGTGAAGCACTGATAAATCTTTTTGTTGATATGGGAATTCTTTCTACTTATGCGGATATATATGACTTAAAAAAGAAACGAAATGAATTAATCAACATTGAACGGCTTGGTGAAAAAAGTGTGGATAATCTTTTAGAAGCAATTGAAGAAAGTAAGAAACAGCCATACTCCAAAACTCTTTTTGCTCTCGGCATAAGGTATGTCGGCTCAGGTGCTGCAAAAAAACTTACAGATCATTTTCTATCGATACATGAACTAATGAATGCAACGGAAGAAGAGGTATCATCCGTTCACGAGATAGGACCAAGCATAAGCAGCAGCATTAAAGATTTTTTCTCAAACAAAAAAAATGCTGAACTGGTTAAACGATTGAGTGAACATGGACTTATATTTAAGTCGGAAAAGAAAAAAATTGAGGATAATTTCTTTAAAGGGAAATCATTTGTGCTTACAGGAACACTGGAAAAATTTTCACGTGAAGAAGCGGGAGATAAGATTCTTCTTTTAGGAGGGAAAACATCATCCGGTGTAAGTAAAAAAACAGACTACCTGATTGCCGGCGAGAGCGCGGGCTCAAAACTGACTAAAGCAAATGAACTTGGTGTAAAAATTCTCAATGAAAAAGAATTCCTTAAATTGCTTGAGGAAGCAGGCGGATAATGATAGAGATTATTAAAGATAAAATAGCCGGGTTTGTAGTTTCAGGAAAACTTAAAGAGCATGAGAACAATCTGCAGTCGTTCTTTAATGTGTTCTCAAAGTCATTTACATATTTTGTTGTTATGCCGGAAGATGAAAGTGATTTTAATCATTCGTTTGAAGTTTTAAACTATCTTGACTCAAATCGCAAAACCCCGATCGCATTTACTTATGAATTCAAGGTAAGTCTGCTGCCTCAAAAATTCAGAGCGCGTGCAGTTGGATATAAAATATCTGATATGAACAAACTTAAACTTCCGTCTCATTCTCTTATAAAGAAACTTAAAGACTTAAACTTTAATGTTGTGCTCGATCTTAACAGGAAAGAAAGCATATTTAACAGCTATGCGGCAAATCTGGTCAAATCTCCGGTTAGAATCGGGTACAGGAAGAATAATTCGGATAAATACTATAACCTGCAGTTTAACATAGAAGAAACCGATCCTCAAATTTCTTATAAAAAATTGTTAAATTGCCTTCAAATGTTTTAAAGGTTAACTAATGAATTTTGAAATAAAACGGATAGACGACATAACAATATTCAAGCTGAACGAAAAACGTTTGGATACAAATATCTCGGGGCTTGTTAAAGGAGAATTCACACTGCTTTTAAAAGTTGAAGGGATCAATAAATTAGTACTTGATCTGAGTGAAGTGGAAACCTGCGACAGTTCCGGGTTAAGCGCTATACTTGTTGCCAACAGAATAATCAACACCACCGGCGGAAGTATGCGAATAGCTTCACCATCCGAAAAAGTTTATTCACTTATTAAGATAACACAGCTTGATAGGGTACTTCCGGTTTGTGAAACTGTTGAAGAAGCGTTCCAGGAATTAAATAAAGAATAATTTATTTTTTTGGAAGACCGCACCGTTGACTATATTATCATTATAGCCTACTTAACGGGCATTGCTTTCTACGGAATCAAATCAGGCGGCAGACAAAAATCAGTAAAAGAATATTTCCTTGGTGCTGAAAAAATTCCCTGGTGGGTAATTTGTTTTTCAATTGTCGCCGCTGAAACAAGTACCTTGACGTTCATTTCAATTCCCGGTCTTGCATATCTGACAAACCTTAATTTCCTACAGCTTACTTTCGGATATTTATTGGGACGAATAATCATCTCGATATTTTTTCTTCCTGCATTTTATAAAGGCGAGCTTAAAACAGCTTATACATTTCTTGAAACCAGGTTCGGGAGTAAAGCAAGATCTACTGCCTCCATCACTTTTATGTTCACCCGAATTGCTGCTGACGGTGTGAGACTTTTTGCCACAGCAATTCCTTTAAAACTTATGCTTGATATAAGTTATCCGGTTGCGATTGTTATCATTGCCATAGTCGCATTGATATACACTTACACCGGCGGGATAAGAAGTATTATCTGGGTCGATGCGGTTCAAATGCTGATCTATCTGGGCGGTGCTATAACAGCATGCATTTATCTGGTAAATCTTATTCCGGGAAACATTTCAGAAATTATTGTTAGAAATGATGTCGCATCAAAGCTGAACTTTATCGAATGGGGTTTTGGGGATTCTATTGCTTCCTTCTTTTCAAAACCTTATACATTTATCGGAGGTATTATTGGCGGGGCTTTTTTATCTATGGCTTCACACGGAACAGATCAATTAATAGTTCAAAGAGTTTTAGCTGCAAATAAATTATCCAGCAGCCGGAAAGCTTTGGTTGGCAGCGGTGTAATTGTCATCATACAGTTTTTTATTTTTCTTGTCACGGGAGTTTTGTTGTACGCGTTATTCGGTGTGACGTCAATGAAGTCAGATGAAGTGTTCCCTCATTTCATTTTGACAAGTCTTCCATCCGGGATAAGCGGGATCATAATCGCCGGATTATTTGCAGCAGCTATGTCAACGCTTGCGGGATCTATGTCTTCTCTTTCATCATCATTTATGATGGATATTTTTTTACCGCTGAAAAAATCACTGATAGATGAGGACAAGAAATTATCTTTATCACGGGTTGCAACAATTCTGTTTGGATGTCTGCTTATACTGTCCGCCCTGATCTTTATGGGATCATCAAAAGCGGTTGTGGAAATAGCATTAAGTATTGCTTCTTTCACGTATGGCGGACTGCTTGGCTTGTTTCTATTGGGCTTATTCAACAAAAAAATTAATCAGGATGCAGCACTCGTTGCATTTTTTACTGCACTTGGAGTAATGATTTTTATAATAACTGGAAAATACGTTGCCTGGACATGGTTCACATTCATCGGGGTAGTTATTACATTGTCTGTCGGATATGTTCTTTCTTTATTTCAATCAACTCAAAATCAAACTAATAAATAAGAGGAACCAATGA
It includes:
- a CDS encoding transferase; the protein is MQICLFEDKLTDNFYPLALSRPVYDLVCGTKTIREKIFSIFSGHKLLLHCREYLKPLVSTQNSSVPVNQIVDDECLFINGRLINAKGFFDSEVLKQKEDIIFTSKGNIAGAKLSGKNLESIKSQFNDVLNFDLLNNIKTIEVDVLLAQYLWDLIRFNKDEIENDFAVLYDEKKKSGEEKIKGKVYNGVHLLSPDNIIIEEGAIIKPGCVIDASIGPVIIDKNAYLYPNVVIEGPVYIGENSKIKAGAFIYDGVSICSVCKVGGEVEASIIMSFSNKQHAGFLGHAFIGSWCNLGADTNNSDLKNNYSNVKVNLNGKEIDSGMQFLGLIMGDHSKTAINTMFNTGTVTGFSCNIFDSGFPPKLIPSFMWGGSQSLSTYDLNKSIEVAKKVFARRTKEFSIEDEKLFRIIFDKTAELRNRLKK
- the rsmB gene encoding 16S rRNA (cytosine(967)-C(5))-methyltransferase RsmB — its product is MSQFEEHTVKDLYEGVRGLAVKILNRVERTDAYLEKLLDNELRNSELNGQDKALLYEIVHGVVRWMGRLDWILNGFYKGQFSKAIPNLKNGLRVALYQILFLDKIPDHAAVNEAVEFVKKLQGQKPADLTNAILRNIIRSKNGIRYPDPQEDLPGYICAFYSHPSWMVKRYIERFGRENTEKLLAANNEKPYLTLRVNQLKVRPEEFGALLNSVNLKYHQGKYLPEFFKLQNLTNITAWDVFTKGYFNIQDESAGLACRLLDVQPGMRVLDMCTAPGGKVAYLANLMQDKGEIVAIDRYQSRMDLVQKNLDRLEVRCVSALEMNALDYEGELFDRILADVPCSGTGTLSKKPDIKWKKDLLDLRKMKELQMQLLEKAASLVKTGGCVVYSTCSIEPEENFEIVKEFLSKHPEFKFESAAGKFAPELIDDNGCIQTLPHLHQMDGAFAAKLIRVE
- a CDS encoding DUF4115 domain-containing protein — encoded protein: MLDKFAEELRNSRQSADISLQQMAAKTRIDIKFLEALDAGDFSFLPELYVKAFLKEYAAVVGLDAGETIRKYELAKQGIDFDAAVQPVKEEQQAVKNTITLEQPKPKPVQSFDGVQKPESPADKEKQARQKNIILLSVVGGAVVILILLFLFVFRSSDEIIVPEKPFEEVIDSGTSRYEEVPTGTVLDSAGNLITAQDSLSLQILTTDTSWVKIIYDDKRAEDFILFPNSQKNLVTGNNFKITLGNAGGIQFKLNNELLNFSGKAKTVAHVMIDSEGLKTLSSPPELD
- the ligA gene encoding NAD-dependent DNA ligase LigA; translation: MQKKAEQRIKELRDQISAHDYKYYILAEPVISDQEYDFLYKELEKLESENPQYVTADSPTQRVGKDLTKEFKPVTHKVPMLSLANTYSEEELFDFDRRVKEGLPASEKVEYVVELKIDGASVSINYKDGMLNTAATRGDGTVGEEITVNAKTIRSIPIRLNKPSSIKYRLNDFEVRGEIFMRLSDFQKLNERQQEKGEKLFANPRNSTAGSLKLQDPRIVAQRKLNIFCYSMISIEEEFKSQSENLEILKQLGFNVNPEFKVCKSMNEVLEVCKAFEEKRESLRYEIDGAVIKVNSVKQQKVLGSIAKSPRWAVAFKFKARQAFTTINKITWQVGRTGAVTPVAELEPVFLSGSTISRATLHNFDEITRKDIREGDTVVIEKGGDVIPKVVSVVLEKRKKNSKPTQPPQKCPVCSSALFKPENEVAYYCDNSGCSAQVKGKIAHFAARGAMDIEGLGEALINLFVDMGILSTYADIYDLKKKRNELINIERLGEKSVDNLLEAIEESKKQPYSKTLFALGIRYVGSGAAKKLTDHFLSIHELMNATEEEVSSVHEIGPSISSSIKDFFSNKKNAELVKRLSEHGLIFKSEKKKIEDNFFKGKSFVLTGTLEKFSREEAGDKILLLGGKTSSGVSKKTDYLIAGESAGSKLTKANELGVKILNEKEFLKLLEEAGG
- a CDS encoding STAS domain-containing protein, which codes for MNFEIKRIDDITIFKLNEKRLDTNISGLVKGEFTLLLKVEGINKLVLDLSEVETCDSSGLSAILVANRIINTTGGSMRIASPSEKVYSLIKITQLDRVLPVCETVEEAFQELNKE
- a CDS encoding sodium:solute symporter, which encodes MEDRTVDYIIIIAYLTGIAFYGIKSGGRQKSVKEYFLGAEKIPWWVICFSIVAAETSTLTFISIPGLAYLTNLNFLQLTFGYLLGRIIISIFFLPAFYKGELKTAYTFLETRFGSKARSTASITFMFTRIAADGVRLFATAIPLKLMLDISYPVAIVIIAIVALIYTYTGGIRSIIWVDAVQMLIYLGGAITACIYLVNLIPGNISEIIVRNDVASKLNFIEWGFGDSIASFFSKPYTFIGGIIGGAFLSMASHGTDQLIVQRVLAANKLSSSRKALVGSGVIVIIQFFIFLVTGVLLYALFGVTSMKSDEVFPHFILTSLPSGISGIIIAGLFAAAMSTLAGSMSSLSSSFMMDIFLPLKKSLIDEDKKLSLSRVATILFGCLLILSALIFMGSSKAVVEIALSIASFTYGGLLGLFLLGLFNKKINQDAALVAFFTALGVMIFIITGKYVAWTWFTFIGVVITLSVGYVLSLFQSTQNQTNK